The segment TGAAAAAATAATAGAGGAATTTACCAAAAATGAGGAAGAGATATATCCAATTGCTGATATGGATCGCAGCCAACCAATCATAAAAGTGACGGATTTACATAAAGACTTCTACCTTTATAAGGGAGGACATGTACTTACAATAGATAATGTATCATTCAGTGTAAATAAGGGAGAAATATTATCAATCATAGGCCCTACCGGCAGTGGAAAGACTGAAATATTAAAGATGATTGCAGGATTTGAATTAGAGGATAGCGGCTCAATTGAAATATTGACCAATGACCAATGGATTAACATGGCCGATTATGGTGAAAACCGTATGCAGATTAGAAAAAATATGGGATTTATGCACCAGGAATTTGCCCTTACCCCTCATACACCTATACTCGAACAGATAGGAACACACCTTTCACCCAAAACAGACAAAACCTATGAAAATGCCATTGCCAAGGCCAAAGAAATTGGGTTATCCGATGAATCATTGGATGTAATATATCAATTGACTGATTTATCAAGAACAGAGGCAATCACCAAGCTTGAAAAGGTTAACCTTGGACCGGAAATACTGAACATACTCTTCCCACCACTTAATAATGATGATGTGATTGACTATACAATACCAGTATTTGAAGCATTGGATCTGCCACTTCCACTTCTTAACAGACAGTTTATCGAATTGTCCGGTGGTCAGAAAGTGAGAGTAGCCATTGCAACAGTATTGGCCTCAAAACCTGATATACTGATACTGGATGAACCGTTTGGTGACCTTGATCCGATAACGTTGAGAATTGTTGCAAATTCGCTTAAAAAGATTAATGAACAATTCAATACGACAATCATCTTGGTAAGTCATACCATGGACTTTGTCAAAGAGGTATCCACAAGATCCATTTATATCAACAAGGGAAAACTAGTGGCAGATGGAGATGTTGATGAAGTTGTCGATAAGTTTATAGAAGATGAAAATAAAGAGTGATTAGAATGTATGAAAGAATATTGGTATTGACCGATGGGTCTGATAATGCAAAAAATGCTGGAATTGAAGCTGTTAAACTGGCAAAAAAACTCGATGCAAGTGTTGTGATAACATATATCTTTGATCAGAGATTAGCAACAATTGCCAATCAGGAAGAGGAGGGACAAAAATTCATAAATGCGATTAAGGATTACGCGATAGAAGAAAATATTGGTGCCGAGGACTTGCTGATATATGGCAGCCGTAAGAATGATGTGATGATTATTGCAAGAAAAAGTGATGTTGATTTAATTGTCATGGCAAGACACGGCAATACAAAAAATAAAAGTACCTTGATGGGTGAATTTACTGAATTTGTAGTTAAAAACATCCCACTACCAGTATTACTCATATAAAATAAATCGGATTAATCATCCAACAGATATTCATTTACAGAATCTATCACATAATCAATTATTTGATTGATGGATTCAAACTCCACTATTTTTTTATCAAGACTTAAAAATGAATTTGTCAATACGATTATGGATTTACTGATATCTTTTAAGGTCAATAACCCCGTCTGGTATTCATCCACCAAATTGAGCATGCAGCTTATCCATGAAACATAATATTCATCCTTGTTAAATTGGTAGAATAAACTTGCATATTCAACTAAACTGACACAATTTAATTTATCATAAAAGTCGTCAAATGTTATGTTGAATCTTGAAAGTCTGCTTAGTACTGTTTTTTGATAATCAGGACACATCCCCGTTTGCAGGTATAATGCCTCAAGGACCGCTTCTCTTACAGATTTGCCAATTAGTTCTCCAAGCTTGGAATGTTTACCTGCATTTTCAAGGTGATTGTCGCTTGAGGTGTTTGATATTACACATACCCCATCTGTACCTGTTCCTGTAGCGATATGTGTGGAAAAATTACTTTGAATTTTTAAGTCCTCTAGAACACTGGTTTTTGCCTCTGTTATGGTTATGAGTGCTGTTGTTAAAGTACCTGCCTCCATATTAGCATCGATGAATGTTATTATGTTTATTGTACCTGTAATTGGCTGGTATTTGTTATTGTATTCATAGAATGATGCATTATCTCCTGCTTTTACGGCATTTTTATCTGCCCCGGCTGTTACTATGGTAGTTACGCTTAATTCTTTATAGTTTTTAGTAATTATTGAATAGAAATCCATGTTTGCGGATGTTATGAGTCCGGTTGATTTGTCAGGATCTAATCCCAGCTCATTAAATCGTTTTATTTGAAAGTTTTTACTGGTTAATTCTTCAATAATCGGATAATCGCTTTGTGTTAATGATTGATTAACTACATTCTGCATGTTTTCCTGATAACCAGCATTATGCCATGATGAAATTAATAGATTATTGTCAACATTCAATTTTAATACGATTGCATTATCTATAAGAGATATATTGAACTTTTCATTATTATACAATCTTCTAGAATAATTTGACATAATAAACACCAGGTAAAAATAAAAAAAATAGAGTATAATAGTCCTTAGCGGAGTCGAACCGCTGTCACAAGATCCAGAGTCTCGTAGGATTGCCACTACCCTAAAGGACTATGTTAATCGATATATATAATACTATGATAATCATAATATTTATACTTAATCCATGTTATTGGGACCATAATAGAAAATGAATGGAAAATTATCCAACTGGGAATTTAACTATCATTTAGTTAATCATTATTAAGAATTGTTTTAATTTAAAGACATCATAAAGGATATATGAAAAAAAATGATTAAAACTATAAATACTACTAAATACAATATCTAACAATTAATTAAGAAAAGATTTAATTGCAAATGTGAAAAAAAGATGAATATCAAAAGAGGCTTATTAATTGGGCGGATACAACCATTACATAATGGTCATATGAGTGTTATTCAGGACACTTTAAATGAGGTGGATGAGCTAATAATAGGAATCGGCAGTGCAGATCAAAGCCATACCAACTCTAATCCATTTACCAGTGGAGAAAGGGTTTTAATGCTCTCCAAAGCACTAAGAGAATATAAAGTGGACCCTTCTAGATATTATATTATACCACTTGAGGATATTGCATGCAACTCCTTATGGGTAGGTCATGTAAAGATGCTAACACCACCTTTTGAAAAAGTCTATTCGGGTAACAGTCTAGTCAAACAATTATTTAGAGAAAACAAAATTGAAGTAGTTCAACCACCATTATTCAATAGGGAAGAATACTCCGGAACGGAGGTAAGAAAAAGAATTTTGAATAATGAAAACTGGGAAGATCTTGTTCCCCAATCCGTCATAGAAGTAATCAATGAGATTGATGGTGTTGAACGTATGCAAAACTTAAATAAAAAGGAAGTTAGTGAACTAATAAAATAAGGGATGTTTAAAATGGGATTTATCAGAGATTCTATCCATGGGGATCTGCATTTAACCGATTTTGAGTTGAAGTTAGTAGATACAGTGGAGATGCAACGGTTAAGACGAATAAAACAATTGGGTTTTACCAGCCTAGTATATCCAGGTGCAAACCATACTAGATTTGAACATTCAATAGGTACTTTATCCTTGGCAGACAAGCTAGCCACCAGACTAGAGTTAGAGGAAGATGTGGTGGAATTACTAAGGGTATGTGCATTACTCCATGATATCGGACATGCACCCTTTTCACATGTATCCGAAAGAGCATTGAGTCATAAGCATGAGACGATTACCAAGGAAATAATTAAAAATTCACCAATAACTGACATTATCACCGAAAGATTCAACGCCAATTACATCACAAAAATCATTGATGGACAGACAAAATACGGTAAGATTATCTCAGGCGACCTTGACGTGGATCGTATGGATTACCTGGCCAGAGATTCCTATTATACAGGTGTTGCATATGGAGTTATAGATACGGAACGTTTATTATACAGCCTGAAATATGATGATAATGATGATTTGATAATCACACAGAAAGGTGTTCAAGCAGCCGAATCAACCCTCCTTGCAAGATACTTCATGTATCCTACAGTGTATCAGCACCATACAACCAGAATCGTCAATAGCATGTTTAGAGTATGCCTGAAACGTATGTTGGAAGACAATGTTGTCCAAGAAAGAGAGCTGAGATATCTTGATGATGGAGATTTAATAAACATTGCCAGAAACACCAAAGGACTTCCTGAAAAAACCATGAAAAACCTTGATACGAGACATTTGTACAAAAAAACAGACACCATTAATCTGGCAGACATAGATGATCCTGAAAAAATATTCCAGATGGATAAAAAAGTCTTGAAAGATGCTGAAGAGGATATTGCATACAAATTAGACATTAACACGGATGAAGTAATAATTGATTTACCTGAATCATTATCATATAAGGAAATGTGTATCCAAGTAGAAACAGACAGCGGACTTAAATCACTGACAGAAGTATCAACAGTGATAAATTCACTTAAAAAAGCCCAGTACAACTATGCTGACTTAGCATTATACTTATCCAAGGAAAACAAGGAAAAAGCATTACGTAATAATATTAAGATAGAAGATTATTTGAGCATCCCAAGTGATAAAAAATGAAACGAGTGATTAAAAAAGAACTTACAGAAAAGGAATATTCCAAGTTTATTAAAGAATTATTGGCCATTAATGAAAAAAAGGGCCATCTACCAGAATACATTGAATTTGATGATTGCAGGATTTTTAAGATTGAATATATTGAAACCATTGAAAATGTTAATAAGTTCATACTGGAAAA is part of the Methanosphaera sp. BMS genome and harbors:
- a CDS encoding ATP-binding cassette domain-containing protein; the encoded protein is MIKVENLTKIYKLKNNNKIKALDNVSFEIKDNERFGIMGISGSGKSTLMRILRGVEDFDEGKIIIDDMEITPKNYSSYKNDLREKTSIHLQRSFGLWSKTALENVIHKLHGLKIGDESNVIIDEVKEEYMDEALDILDTVGLKEKANHFAPVLSGGEKQRLVLARQLAKKPEILLLDEPATMSSPKKKFEVLDTIKKINEKYGTTVIMVSHQPEIQEYVSERIMLIYNGKVEKIDTPEKIIEEFTKNEEEIYPIADMDRSQPIIKVTDLHKDFYLYKGGHVLTIDNVSFSVNKGEILSIIGPTGSGKTEILKMIAGFELEDSGSIEILTNDQWINMADYGENRMQIRKNMGFMHQEFALTPHTPILEQIGTHLSPKTDKTYENAIAKAKEIGLSDESLDVIYQLTDLSRTEAITKLEKVNLGPEILNILFPPLNNDDVIDYTIPVFEALDLPLPLLNRQFIELSGGQKVRVAIATVLASKPDILILDEPFGDLDPITLRIVANSLKKINEQFNTTIILVSHTMDFVKEVSTRSIYINKGKLVADGDVDEVVDKFIEDENKE
- a CDS encoding universal stress protein: MYERILVLTDGSDNAKNAGIEAVKLAKKLDASVVITYIFDQRLATIANQEEEGQKFINAIKDYAIEENIGAEDLLIYGSRKNDVMIIARKSDVDLIVMARHGNTKNKSTLMGEFTEFVVKNIPLPVLLI
- a CDS encoding adenosylcobinamide amidohydrolase; protein product: MSNYSRRLYNNEKFNISLIDNAIVLKLNVDNNLLISSWHNAGYQENMQNVVNQSLTQSDYPIIEELTSKNFQIKRFNELGLDPDKSTGLITSANMDFYSIITKNYKELSVTTIVTAGADKNAVKAGDNASFYEYNNKYQPITGTINIITFIDANMEAGTLTTALITITEAKTSVLEDLKIQSNFSTHIATGTGTDGVCVISNTSSDNHLENAGKHSKLGELIGKSVREAVLEALYLQTGMCPDYQKTVLSRLSRFNITFDDFYDKLNCVSLVEYASLFYQFNKDEYYVSWISCMLNLVDEYQTGLLTLKDISKSIIVLTNSFLSLDKKIVEFESINQIIDYVIDSVNEYLLDD
- a CDS encoding nicotinamide-nucleotide adenylyltransferase, giving the protein MNIKRGLLIGRIQPLHNGHMSVIQDTLNEVDELIIGIGSADQSHTNSNPFTSGERVLMLSKALREYKVDPSRYYIIPLEDIACNSLWVGHVKMLTPPFEKVYSGNSLVKQLFRENKIEVVQPPLFNREEYSGTEVRKRILNNENWEDLVPQSVIEVINEIDGVERMQNLNKKEVSELIK
- a CDS encoding HD domain-containing protein, with protein sequence MGFIRDSIHGDLHLTDFELKLVDTVEMQRLRRIKQLGFTSLVYPGANHTRFEHSIGTLSLADKLATRLELEEDVVELLRVCALLHDIGHAPFSHVSERALSHKHETITKEIIKNSPITDIITERFNANYITKIIDGQTKYGKIISGDLDVDRMDYLARDSYYTGVAYGVIDTERLLYSLKYDDNDDLIITQKGVQAAESTLLARYFMYPTVYQHHTTRIVNSMFRVCLKRMLEDNVVQERELRYLDDGDLINIARNTKGLPEKTMKNLDTRHLYKKTDTINLADIDDPEKIFQMDKKVLKDAEEDIAYKLDINTDEVIIDLPESLSYKEMCIQVETDSGLKSLTEVSTVINSLKKAQYNYADLALYLSKENKEKALRNNIKIEDYLSIPSDKK
- a CDS encoding pseudomurein-binding protein, which encodes MKRVIKKELTEKEYSKFIKELLAINEKKGHLPEYIEFDDCRIFKIEYIETIENVNKFILENGRHPENIIIYQQKHNRHIS